Below is a genomic region from Burkholderia pseudomultivorans.
TGTTGCGCCAGCGGAAGGTGCCCGCGGCGGCATAGGCGGCCGAGCCCGCGAGCACCGGCAACGCCAGCAGGCCGGTGCCGATGATGCCGAGCGCGAACAGCACGTATGCGAAGTGGCCGCCGATCGGCTCGAGCGCCCGCGCGGCGTCCGCCGACGTCTTCACGTCGATGTGATGCAGGTTCAGCGTGGCGGCCGCCGTGAGCGTGATGAAGAATGCGATCACGTTCGATACGCCCATCCCGACCCACGTATCGAAGCTGATCCGGCGCAGCTGTGCGGGCGCCTGGTGCGGCGCGCCGCGCAGCGAGCGCTGCTCCGGCACGGCGCGCAGTTCCTCGACTTCCTGCGATGCCTGCCAGAAGAACAGATACGGGCTGATCGTGGTGCCGAGCACGGCGATCACCGTGGTGAGGTAGGCGGCAGAGAGCTGGATGTGCGGTCGCACGATCGCCCGCCCGACCTCGCTCCACGGGACGGGCACGATAAGTGCGACCGCGACGTACGCGAGCAGAACCAGCGCGGTCCATTTGAGCAGGCGGGCGTAGCGGTCGTACGGCACGAAGATCTGCAGCGCCGCCGAGATGCCGCCGAGACACACGACGTAGAGCTGCTGCGGGCCGTGCAGCAGCAGGTCGACCGCCGCGCCCATCGCCGACAGGTCGGCCGCGATATTGATCACGTTCGCAACGATCAGCAGCACCACGGTGGCGTAGAGCAGCCAGGGCGGATAGTGGGCGCGCATGTTCGACGCGAGGCCCTTGCCCGTCACGCGGCCGATGCGCGCACTGACGAGCTGGATGGCCGTCATCAGCGGGTAGGTCAGCAACAGCGTCCACAACAGTTCGAAGCCGAACTGCGCGCCTGCCTGCGAGTACGTGCCGATGCCGGACGGATCGTCGTCGGCGGCGCCGGTGACGAGCCCCGGCCCGAGGCGCCGGAGCCACGAGGTGGCGCTCGGGTCCGTTTCGATCGGACCGGACTCGTCAATCTTGGTATCGCGCATGATGCGTTCCTCCCTTCGGGTTTGTTACGAGCGCAAGTCTCGTGCCTGCTCGACGGAGGGTTTGCAAAGGCGAGAAACGCGTGCCGCTGGTTTTGGGAAGGGCAAGGTCGCTTGCGGAAGCTGGCGTGGAGGACCAAGGCGCCGCACGGCCCATCAAGGATTCTCGCGACGCGGCGCCATGCAATAATCGTGGCTTTCATGCGAGGATGGATCGATTTCAGCCATGACTGAACATCGCCACAACAGCTTCGACATCAGAAGATTGGCGCCGCCCGAATGGGCACGTGCCTACCCGGTCGTCGCTCAACTCCGGGCGCTCGACGAAGCGGAATTCCTGGAGCGGGTCCGCCGGCAATCGTATTCGGGCTACGAGCTGGTGGCGGCTTTCCGGGATGGAAAGATCATCGGCGTGATGGGCATGAGGCCCGTTCACACGTTGGCGCGCGGCGCGCATCTTCATATCGACGATCTCGTGGTCGACGCGACGGGCCGAGGCAGCGGCGTGGGACGATCGTTGATGGAATATGCGGAAATCGACGCGCGTGCTCGCGGCATGACCGCGATATTCCTCGACGCGCGGCCGGAGGCGATCCCGTTCTATGAGCGAGAGCAGTATGTGCCGCACCTCTCGCCGTCAATGAAGAAGATGCTGGCGCGCTGAGGCGAGGCAACCGTCACGGTCGCTGAAGCATCGCGCGCCGCGGCCGACCGGTTTCTCGGGCCGGGAAACCGGCGACCGGCATCCCGGCCTTACGCCGTCACTGCCCCGACGCGGCCGCCGCGCTCGCCGCCTTGGCCTTCTTCGCTGCATGATGATGGCCGATCGCGCAGCCTGCCGCCGCGCCCACTGCGCCGTGATGACCTGCGACATGGCCCGCGACGCCGCCCACTGCCGCGCCTTTCAAACATCCCGCTGCCTGTGCAGAAAAGGATGCGGCGATCAGGATGACACTCGCTGCTGCAATCGAAAGGATCTTCATCGTCAATACACCTTATAAAGAGGTTTCCCGCGCGAGCCGATCCCGCGCAGGCGTTTATCAAAAATCACAAACAACAGCCATCTCCTGCCGGTGCGGGCCCAGCCGCCTGCATATTTGCGCACTCGGCTGCGCGGCCTATCGCGACTGCGGCGACTCCGGGCCTGCAGTGCTCCCGGCCGGATGCGCGACGAGCGACGACCCGGATGTTTCATCGCGCGATGCGCTCACGAGGTCGTGAACGAAGCGCAGCTTCGTGACGACGGCCGGCGCCAGCACGAACGGATACGCATCCGGCATGCCCATGCTGCGATTCAGGCTGTTGAGCGCATAGGTCAGCGGGAACCAGCGCCGCATCAGGTTGCCGAAGCTCGCCTCGTCGACGGAGGTCTGGTCCGACAGGGTCGGCAGGCTCGCGTCGTCGGGCGCGAGCACCAGGCCGCACGCGGTCGCCGTATCGAGCGTATCGACGATGTGCAGATAATGTGCCCACGTCTCCGCCCAGTCCTCGAACGGATGCATCGTCGCGTATTCGCTGACGTATGCGTTCTCCCAGCCTTCGGGCGAGCCGTTCGCGTAGTGCGCGTCGAGCGCCGCCTGGTAGTCGGAACGCTCGTCGCCGAAGCAGTGGCGAAACGGTTCGATCCATCGTGTGCCGCTCACCAGGCGCTCGAAATAGTAATGACCGATCTCGTGCCTGAAATGGCCGAGCAGCGTGCGATACGGCTCGCGCATCTCGGAACGGATCCGTTCGCGCGCCACGTCGTCCGCCTCGGCCAGGTTGACGGTGATGAGACCGTTCGCGTGGCCCGTCATCACGGCTTCGGCGGGCGTGGACGCCTTGAACGCAAAGCTGATCCCGCGCTCCGGATGGGCCGCTCGCGATTCGACCGGCAGGCCCAGTACGAGCAGCGTGTATAGCAGCCGTCGCTTCGCCGATTCGAGCCGATACCAGAGCAGCCGGTTATCGGGAGACGCCAGGTTCGGTATCGTCTCGGTCAGCGCGCATGCCTGGCAGAGGGCATCGCCGCATGCGTCCGGAATCATCCAGTTGCAAACCTGTTCGATCGCGTAATTGCGGCATTGCCGATAAAGACGCCCGGCCGCCGCCGGATGCAGGCTGCGCCACCTGCCGTCGCCGACCGGTTCGAATGCCCCGATCTCGCCGACGTCCGGCAGATAGCCGAGCAACGCGTCGCAGCGCTCGCATTTCGTGTTCTCGAAGAACACCAGTTGCGAACATCGGCTGCAATGGAAGGTTTTCATGTGAGCGGTCAGCGTAAATGAATGCGGTGGTCATCCCGCGCCGCGACAAAGCGGCGCGACCGCTATGCGTCGGCGAGCGTCGCATGCATGCGAAGGTAGTCGGTCCGGTAATGTTTCGCGAGCGCCGTCTTGTCGGATGCCCGCAGAATCTTTCCCGAGATCTGGAAGAAGATCTTCTCCTCTTCCTTCAGGTGATCGTGCAATTCGGCGGACAGTTTCCTGACGGTCGCGAGCCACCCGCGCGAACCCGGATCGCGGCCGCGCAGGTCTTCGACGATTTCATCCATCCGGTGATGATCCGCGAGCGCGTCCCGGGAAGGGTGGAGGCCGCGATCGTCCATCAGCATCGGCACATACAGGAAGCGCTCCTCGGCCGCTTCGTGGGCGCCGAGTTCGATGCGCAACTGTTCGAACAGCGCGCCGCGCACTTCACCGGGCTGCGACCGCAACAAGCGGCGCATCAGCGAGCGCTGGATTTCGTGACTTTCGCGCAGCGCGTCGAATATCGTTTCCGCCATACGAGACCCTTTATCTGATTCACGGGACGAGGCTCCCGAAGGAGCCTCGACATCGACATCACGCCAGCAGCCGAAGCTTCGGTTCGCGTTCCCATTGACGCGTCGCGGCGGCTTCGAGGAATGCTCGCGTGTCGCTTGCCATGACTACGCCGGCGTCCTTGGCTATGCTGCCGGCGGTGAGAAGCGCCTGACCGCCCTCGTCGCTGGCGATCGCCTTGAGGTGGCCGTATGCGTCGCGCACCCAGTCGACGGCTGCCGCCTCTTTCGCGAGTTGCTTCCCCGCATCGGCGGACAGCAGCACCGCGACCGCGTCGAACACCACCGACGGCGTGCCGGCGAGTTGTCCGTCCGCGGCGATTCGACGACCGTCGCTGAGCTTGGCGCCGCCCACCTTGGGAGCGACGATCTTGATCGCCGCGCCGGCCGTTTCGACCGCCTTGCGCAGTGCACGCAGCGTCGCGGCGTCGCTTCCGTCGTCGACCAGCACACCGACGCAGCGGCCCTGCAGCGTGGGCTTCGACTTGCCGATCAGTTGCAGCGCAGGCGACGGCGGCATATCGATCGGCTGCACGGCAGCGGGCGGCGCGGGCGGCAAGGCGTCCAGTCCCAGTCCGGCGGCGACCCGTTTCGCCAGGCTCTCGTCGATATGTCGAAGATGGCCGACCACGGCCGTGCGCACGTGTTCGGTCTCGACCTTCGACAGTTCGAACACCAGTGCCGAAGCGAGATGCGCCTGCTCCGGCGCCGTCTGGCTGCGATAGAACAACCGGGCCTGGCTGTAGTGGTCGGCGAAGCTTTCCGCGCGCACGCGGCCCTTGGCGCCATCGTCCGCCGGCTGCGGGAAACTGCGAAAGCCTTCGGGCGTTTCGCGCGGACTGTCGGGCATCAGCGAACTCGGCTCGTAGTTCACACGGCCCTTGGGCACGTGGACCTGCATGTGGCCGTCCCGCTGCAGGTTGGCGAACGGGCACTTGGGCGCGTTGATCGGGATCTGATGGAAGTTCGGCGAGCCGAGCCGCGACAGCTGCGTGTCGAGGTAGGAAAAGAGTCGCCCCTGCAGCAGCGGGTCGTTGCTGAAGTCGATGCCGGGCACGATATTGGCCGGGCAGAACGCGACCTGTTCGGTCTCGGCGAAGAAGTTGTCCGGCCAGCGGTCCAGCACCATGCGCCCGATGACGGTCAGCGGCACGAGTTCTTCCGGAATCAGCTTGGTCGGATCGAGATGGTCGAACGGGAATTTGGCGGCGTCTTCTTCGGTGAACAACTGCACCGCGAGCTCCCATTCCGGATAATCGCCCCGCTGGATCGCCTCGAACAAGTCGCGCCGATGGAAATCCGGATCGGCGCCGGCGATCTTCACGGCCTCGTCCCACACGGTGGACTGCAGTCCGAGCTTCGGACGCCAATGGAACTTCACGAACGTCGATTCGCCCTTGGCGTTGATCAGCCGGAAGCTGTGGATGCCGAATCCCTCGATCATGCGAAGCGAGCGCGGGATCGCGCGATCCGACATCGCCCACATGATCATGTGCATCGACTCGGGCGTCAGCGAGATGAAATCCCAGAACGTATCGTGCGCGCTGGCCGCCTGCGGGAAGCCTCGGTCCGGTTCCATCTTGACTGCATGGACGAGGTCGGGGAACTTCATCGCGTCCTGGATGAAGAACACGGGAATGTTGTTCCCGACGAGATCGAAGTTGCCTTCCGTCGTATAGAACTTGACCGCGAAACCGCGCACGTCGCGCGGCGTATCAATCGAACCGGCACCGCCCGCGACGGTGGAGAAGCGCGTGAACACCGGCGTCTTGCGGTCGGTTTCGGTAAATAGTTTGGCGGTGGTGTAGCGGCTCAGCGAGCGGGTCAGCTCGAAGTAGCCGTGGGCCGCCGATCCGCGCGCATGCACGATGCGCTCCGGAATCCGCTCATGATCGAAGTGCGTGATCTTCTCGCGGAGGATGAAGTCCTCCAGCAAGGTCGGACCGCGCGGCGTGGCGCGAAGGGAGTTCTGATTGTCCGAGACCGGAACGCCCTGATTGGACGTCAGAGGGGGATGCTTGCCGCCGGCCGTCTGATGCAATTCGTCTCCCGTGCCGAAATGGCTGTCGCCGTTTTCGTTGTTCTTATTGGAACGTGTATCGGATCGACTCTTGGCTATCTTTGCCATGCGCAGCTCTCCTTGAATCGGGTTGTGGGATAACCCCTATTTGGATGAAAGCTGATTGAATATACATGGCCTGGCTTGCGGGAAACACCTACAAATGCACTAGGTAACTATGCAGCCCGGACCGAAATGTGATGGGTCGAAGTCTTGTATCGTCGGTACGCGGAGCCAAGGCCGGCGCGCTCGTACCAGAGTCGCGTATCAATGCGATTTCGTTGATATTCAAATCGGATGCGCACGACGGAGGTGTGTCGAATGCGTTGCCGCGATTGCGCGCGGCGAATGCGAGAGGATTGATGTCCGATTGTGGTGAGAATGGAGTCTCGCTGCCGAAATTAAATAATGCCGGGAATTATTGTTCAGATATTGGCGTCCGGTCGATGTGATATAAATGACGCGGCCTTCCGGTCGCGCGTGCATTTGAGGAGGACAACGAAAGTACGTGCAGGGACCGGTGGCATGGCGATGTTTCGTGTGATGGTGGTCGTTCGGCGTAGGCGGCCGAATGCCCGACAGGTACGGTAGTCCGGGCTTAGGCTGCCCTGTCGTCGGTCGCGGCATGGAATCGCGTGCTGCGGCAGCGACGCATCGTCATGCTGCGAAGAGGCCGAAGCAGGCGCGTGCAGTACGACGTGCAAATCATCCTGACATGGAGAGGAAAATGGCAAGAATCGCAATGTTGGCATTGGCTCTGACCGTTGTGTTGACGGGCTGCAATACGATCGCTGGTGCGGGCCAGGATGTCTCGGCTGGCGGTAAGGCGATTACGAACACGGCGGAACAGGCAAAGTAACGGGCAGCTTCTCGTCGGCTGCAGAACTGCCGACGATGCAGCGAACGTCGTGTCTCGGGCAGCGGCTCCGCGGGCCGCTGCCCGAACTGCCCGGAAAGTTGCGGGCTGGATTGCACCGTTTCACCTCCTTCTACTCCGTCAAAGACCGCCGTAGTGCTCGCCGAAGGGGCGGCGGCGATCATGCAAATGCACTAATTGCGCTGGCGCATTTGAACATGACGCAGCGGGCGCGGAGGTCTTTACACTGCGATACGGGATAGCGATTGGCTTCCACGAC
It encodes:
- a CDS encoding NRAMP family divalent metal transporter, which produces MRDTKIDESGPIETDPSATSWLRRLGPGLVTGAADDDPSGIGTYSQAGAQFGFELLWTLLLTYPLMTAIQLVSARIGRVTGKGLASNMRAHYPPWLLYATVVLLIVANVINIAADLSAMGAAVDLLLHGPQQLYVVCLGGISAALQIFVPYDRYARLLKWTALVLLAYVAVALIVPVPWSEVGRAIVRPHIQLSAAYLTTVIAVLGTTISPYLFFWQASQEVEELRAVPEQRSLRGAPHQAPAQLRRISFDTWVGMGVSNVIAFFITLTAAATLNLHHIDVKTSADAARALEPIGGHFAYVLFALGIIGTGLLALPVLAGSAAYAAAGTFRWRNSLALQFGVAREFYAVIALAIIGGVAITFMHFDPIRALYWSAVINGVTAVPIMVVMMLMAGSGRIMGKFAVTGALAWGGWLATLAMAIAAMGVFVPG
- a CDS encoding GNAT family N-acetyltransferase yields the protein MTEHRHNSFDIRRLAPPEWARAYPVVAQLRALDEAEFLERVRRQSYSGYELVAAFRDGKIIGVMGMRPVHTLARGAHLHIDDLVVDATGRGSGVGRSLMEYAEIDARARGMTAIFLDARPEAIPFYEREQYVPHLSPSMKKMLAR
- a CDS encoding zinc-binding metallopeptidase family protein, which codes for MKTFHCSRCSQLVFFENTKCERCDALLGYLPDVGEIGAFEPVGDGRWRSLHPAAAGRLYRQCRNYAIEQVCNWMIPDACGDALCQACALTETIPNLASPDNRLLWYRLESAKRRLLYTLLVLGLPVESRAAHPERGISFAFKASTPAEAVMTGHANGLITVNLAEADDVARERIRSEMREPYRTLLGHFRHEIGHYYFERLVSGTRWIEPFRHCFGDERSDYQAALDAHYANGSPEGWENAYVSEYATMHPFEDWAETWAHYLHIVDTLDTATACGLVLAPDDASLPTLSDQTSVDEASFGNLMRRWFPLTYALNSLNRSMGMPDAYPFVLAPAVVTKLRFVHDLVSASRDETSGSSLVAHPAGSTAGPESPQSR
- a CDS encoding hemerythrin domain-containing protein, giving the protein MAETIFDALRESHEIQRSLMRRLLRSQPGEVRGALFEQLRIELGAHEAAEERFLYVPMLMDDRGLHPSRDALADHHRMDEIVEDLRGRDPGSRGWLATVRKLSAELHDHLKEEEKIFFQISGKILRASDKTALAKHYRTDYLRMHATLADA
- a CDS encoding catalase is translated as MAKIAKSRSDTRSNKNNENGDSHFGTGDELHQTAGGKHPPLTSNQGVPVSDNQNSLRATPRGPTLLEDFILREKITHFDHERIPERIVHARGSAAHGYFELTRSLSRYTTAKLFTETDRKTPVFTRFSTVAGGAGSIDTPRDVRGFAVKFYTTEGNFDLVGNNIPVFFIQDAMKFPDLVHAVKMEPDRGFPQAASAHDTFWDFISLTPESMHMIMWAMSDRAIPRSLRMIEGFGIHSFRLINAKGESTFVKFHWRPKLGLQSTVWDEAVKIAGADPDFHRRDLFEAIQRGDYPEWELAVQLFTEEDAAKFPFDHLDPTKLIPEELVPLTVIGRMVLDRWPDNFFAETEQVAFCPANIVPGIDFSNDPLLQGRLFSYLDTQLSRLGSPNFHQIPINAPKCPFANLQRDGHMQVHVPKGRVNYEPSSLMPDSPRETPEGFRSFPQPADDGAKGRVRAESFADHYSQARLFYRSQTAPEQAHLASALVFELSKVETEHVRTAVVGHLRHIDESLAKRVAAGLGLDALPPAPPAAVQPIDMPPSPALQLIGKSKPTLQGRCVGVLVDDGSDAATLRALRKAVETAGAAIKIVAPKVGGAKLSDGRRIAADGQLAGTPSVVFDAVAVLLSADAGKQLAKEAAAVDWVRDAYGHLKAIASDEGGQALLTAGSIAKDAGVVMASDTRAFLEAAATRQWEREPKLRLLA
- a CDS encoding entericidin A/B family lipoprotein: MARIAMLALALTVVLTGCNTIAGAGQDVSAGGKAITNTAEQAK